TGCCCCCGCCAGGGCGTCCGTCTCCGGCAGGGAGTCGAAACGGAGCTGGACGGGCCGTTTGGTGGCGGCGGTGACGGTGAGGACAAAGGAGGCGCCGCCGTCGAGCCTCCCGATCAGCAGCACCCCCGACCTGCCGAGGTTGCTCAGGGAGAGCCGGCGGAACGCCACCCGGGCGGCAAGGGCCGACGCCGGAAGGTGGACGCTGCGCAGGAGCTCGCCGGGTGCCAGGCAGTTCCTTGCGTCGCCCGTGACGAATTCGGCCACCGGAACGGTGCGGCTGGTGCCGCCGGGGCCGAGGATGGTGGCCGTTCCGTCCAGTCCGGCGCAGAGCGAGATCATGGGGCCGGCGGGCAGGGACGTGCAGAGGTTGCCGCCCACGGTGGACATGTTCCACACCTTGAAGGAGGCCACGAAGGAATCGCAGCAGGGGCGGACCAGGTCCAGGGCGGGCCAGGTCCGGCCGATCGCTGC
The Arthrobacter sp. PGP41 genome window above contains:
- a CDS encoding FAD binding domain-containing protein produces the protein MDMNTIEAVVPTTDPAEWRDGDAWLAGGTVLFSYGSLAFGPRPLTRLLDLGSSGWAPVTVTDGGIELAATCTIAELYDLPAAPAAIGRTWPALDLVRPCCDSFVASFKVWNMSTVGGNLCTSLPAGPMISLCAGLDGTATILGPGGTSRTVPVAEFVTGDARNCLAPGELLRSVHLPASALAARVAFRRLSLSNLGRSGVLLIGRLDGGASFVLTVTAATKRPVQLRFDSLPETDALAGALDEAIPADLYHDDIHGLPAWRRDMTYRLAEEIRAELAAPDGTPGLRVSGDFWPASGRGFHAQQEGA